One region of Juglans microcarpa x Juglans regia isolate MS1-56 chromosome 7S, Jm3101_v1.0, whole genome shotgun sequence genomic DNA includes:
- the LOC121241455 gene encoding ruvB-like protein 1: MDKVRIEEVQSTTKKQRIATHTHIKGLGLEANGRALPLAAGFVGQAEAREASGLVVDMIRQKKMAGRALLFAGPPGTGKTALALGIAQELGSKVPFCPMVGSEVYSSEVKKTEVLMENFRRAIGLRIKENKEVYEGEVTELSPEETESMTGGYGKSISHVIIGLKTVKGTKQLKLDPTIYDALIKEKVAVGDVIYIEANSGAVKRVGRSDAFATEFDLEAEEYVPLPKGEVHKKKEIVQDVTLHDLDAANARPQGGQDILSLMGQMMKPRKTEITDKLRQEINKVVNRYIDEGVAELVPGVLFIDEVHMLDMECFSYLNRALESSLSPIVIFATNRGICNVRGTDMSSPHGIPVDLLDRLVIIRTQNYDIADMIKILALRANVEDLVVDDESLAYLGDIGQRASLRHAVQLMSPASIVSKMNGRDKIFKGDIEEVSALYLDAKSSARILQEQQEKYIS, from the exons atggataAAGTGAGAATAGAAGAGGTTCAGTCCACGACAAAGAAGCAGCGCATTGCTACACATACTCATATCAAAGGTCTTGGCCTCGAG GCCAATGGAAGAGCATTACCTTTGGCTGCCGGATTTGTGGGTCAGGCAGAGGCAAGGGAAGCATCTGGTCTTGTTGTTGATATGATACGGCAGAAGAAGATGGCTGGCCGGGCACTTTTATTCGCTGGACCTCCTGGTACTGGAAAAACAGCGCTGGCCCTTGGAATAGCCCAGGAGCTTGGGAGCAAG GTCCCTTTCTGCCCAATGGTTGGATCTGAAGTATACTCATCAGAAGTAAAGAAAACTGAGGTTTTGATGGAAAATTTTCGGCGGGCCATTGGTCTACGTatcaaggaaaataaagaagtCTATGAAGGAGAG GTGACTGAACTCTCCCCAGAAGAAACTGAGAGCATGACAGGTGGCTATGGTAAGAGCATTAGCCATGTGATCATTGGATTAAAAACTGTGAAAGGAACCAAGCAACTGAAGTTGGACCCAACCATCTACGATGCCTTGATTAAAGAAAAG GTAGCTGTTGGtgatgttatatatattgaagcAAATAGTGGGGCAGTGAAGAGGGTGGGAAGAAGTGATGCTTTTGCTACAGAATTTGACCTTGAGGCAGAAGAGTATGTTCCACTTCCTAAAGGAGAGGTTCACAAAAAGAAGGAGATAGTTCAG GATGTAACACTACATGATCTAGATGCTGCAAATGCACGACCTCAAGGGGGGCAAGATATACTATCTCTAATGGGTCAGATGATGAAACCTAGGAAAACTGAAATCACTGACAAGTTACGACAAGAAATTAATAAG GTTGTTAACCGGTATATTGATGAGGGTGTAGCAGAACTTGTCCCTGGAGTTCTATTTATTGACGAG GTACACATGCTGGATATGGAATGCTTTTCATACTTGAATCGTGCGTTAGAGAGCTCACTATCCCCTATAGTAATATTTGCTACGAATAGAGGAATATGCAACGTAAG AGGGACTGATATGAGTAGTCCTCATGGCATACCTGTTGACTTGTTGGACCGGTTGGTGATTATTCGAACACAGAACTATGATATTGCTGACATGATAAAG ATTTTAGCTCTTCGTGCAAACGTGGAGGACCTGGTTGTAGATGATGAAAGTTTGGCTTACCTTGGCGACATTGGACAACGAGCATCATTAAG GCATGCAGTTCAGTTGATGTCGCCTGCCAGTATTGTGTCCAAAATGAACGGTCGAGACAAAATTTTCAAG GGGGATATTGAGGAAGTGAGTGCACTATATCTGGATGCAAAGTCTTCAGCAAGGATTCTTCAGGAGCAGCAggaaaaatacatttcatga